Within the Leptospira stimsonii genome, the region TCGTTTGCTCGTCGTCGGAAATTTCTTCCAAATCGAAAAACCGAGCGCGATCGCAAGAAGAAGTGCAACGGAATACGCTCCGAAACGGTGAACGATTTGTATTTTAACGATCTCTAAAGGGTGATCCGGGATCCATTGTCCCCAACAAGTCGGAAAATCCGGACAAGCCAAGCCGGCGTAATGAGAGCTAACGCGTCCGCCGAGGATTATTTGAACCACGATTCCGATCAAAAGAAGAAAAAGAAAAATATTATCTTTTCTGAATAAAGTATTCGCTTTAAGAAAAGAATCTTTCTGGCTTTGTGATTTGCTTCTTGCGTCGATCGACACGGTGAGAATCACAAGAAAGAATGCGATCGCATTGAGAAGATGCAAGTTTACCGAAGTCGGGTCCAACTTCAAGGTTACGGTTAATCTTCCCAGGTTGATCTGTGAGATCAAAAGGAGGACCGCAAATCCTAAATAAATCCCAAATTCTTTTCTGAGAACTTTATCCGCGAACGTCCAGATCGTAAGGCCAAGAAGAATCAAACCCAAAAATCCGGAATAATAACGATGAGATACTTCCATAAAGATTTGAAAGTCGAAAGTCGGAAAAATTTTTCCAAAACAAAACGGCCAATCGGGACACGCCAGCCCGGATCCGGTCGCTCTCACCAAGGGCCCGTAGAGCAAATTTAA harbors:
- a CDS encoding COX15/CtaA family protein; amino-acid sequence: MNSILDLSSKFRLFYKISLFLSILIFLNLLYGPLVRATGSGLACPDWPFCFGKIFPTFDFQIFMEVSHRYYSGFLGLILLGLTIWTFADKVLRKEFGIYLGFAVLLLISQINLGRLTVTLKLDPTSVNLHLLNAIAFFLVILTVSIDARSKSQSQKDSFLKANTLFRKDNIFLFLLLIGIVVQIILGGRVSSHYAGLACPDFPTCWGQWIPDHPLEIVKIQIVHRFGAYSVALLLAIALGFSIWKKFPTTSKRFLQISMYLLVAQIILGILNVFFGLPKLVTALHTGFAVLLLTFSYLSLISRAIVLSAETERRPER